A portion of the Achromobacter sp. MFA1 R4 genome contains these proteins:
- a CDS encoding basic amino acid/polyamine antiporter has translation MSGETAKLSRMALAAMVVGSMVGAGIFSLPSIFARNTGPVGGLVAWAIAGTGMLTLAMVFQFLARRRPDLDAGIFAYAKAGFGLYIGFLAALGYWTAACLGNVSYFVIFKGTLGAVLPFFGDGDTVPAVLVSSVLLWSTHFLILRGIRQAAGMNTVVTIAKIVPIAIFIVFAAMAVDLDVLRANIAEGLDGEGKGSLFEQVRNTMLVTVFVFLGVEGASVYSRYAKRREDVAVATIVGFLLVLALLVLVTMLSYGVLPRAEIASLRNPSMAGVLRAAVGPWSSLLVSVGLMVSVAGAYLAWILLAAEVLRAAAGAGIMPSFLGRENRHGVPAAALWLSNGIVQLFLIVTLFTEDTFVLLKNMASSMSLIPYFFVAAFGLMLALRGETYDGWTRRRKVELALAVVATVYAAGLVYSGGFRYFILSCVIYAPGTILFLISRREQRGNIFAPYEWPILLLVLVSCGIGVWAISTGNTAF, from the coding sequence GTGAGCGGGGAAACTGCCAAACTTTCTCGCATGGCGCTGGCCGCCATGGTGGTCGGCTCGATGGTGGGCGCGGGGATTTTTTCGCTGCCCAGCATCTTTGCCCGCAATACCGGTCCGGTAGGCGGCCTGGTGGCCTGGGCGATTGCAGGCACCGGCATGCTGACGCTGGCGATGGTCTTCCAGTTCCTGGCGCGCCGCCGGCCGGACCTGGATGCCGGCATCTTCGCCTATGCCAAGGCCGGTTTCGGGCTGTATATCGGGTTCCTGGCGGCGCTGGGCTACTGGACGGCGGCCTGCCTGGGCAACGTCAGCTACTTCGTCATCTTCAAGGGGACGCTGGGCGCCGTGCTGCCATTCTTTGGCGACGGCGACACGGTGCCGGCGGTGCTGGTCTCCTCGGTGCTGCTGTGGTCCACGCATTTCCTGATCCTGCGCGGCATCCGGCAGGCCGCGGGCATGAACACCGTGGTCACCATCGCCAAGATCGTGCCGATCGCGATCTTCATCGTGTTCGCGGCCATGGCCGTCGACCTTGACGTCCTGCGCGCCAACATCGCCGAGGGCCTGGACGGGGAAGGCAAGGGCAGCCTGTTCGAACAGGTTCGCAACACCATGCTGGTCACGGTGTTCGTGTTCCTGGGCGTGGAAGGCGCCAGCGTGTATTCGCGCTACGCCAAGCGCCGGGAGGACGTAGCTGTCGCCACCATCGTCGGCTTCCTGCTGGTGCTTGCGCTGCTGGTGCTGGTCACCATGCTGTCGTATGGGGTCTTGCCGCGCGCGGAAATCGCATCGCTGCGCAATCCATCGATGGCCGGCGTGCTGAGGGCGGCCGTCGGTCCCTGGAGCAGCCTGCTGGTCAGCGTGGGGCTGATGGTGTCGGTGGCGGGCGCCTACCTGGCCTGGATCCTGCTGGCGGCCGAAGTCCTGCGCGCCGCGGCCGGCGCGGGCATCATGCCGTCGTTCCTGGGCCGCGAGAACCGCCACGGCGTCCCCGCCGCCGCGCTGTGGCTCAGCAACGGCATCGTGCAGCTCTTTCTGATCGTCACGCTCTTCACCGAGGACACCTTCGTGCTCCTGAAGAACATGGCCAGTTCCATGAGCCTGATCCCGTATTTCTTCGTGGCGGCGTTCGGGCTGATGCTGGCGCTGCGCGGCGAGACCTATGACGGCTGGACCCGGCGCCGCAAGGTGGAACTGGCGTTGGCGGTGGTGGCCACGGTCTATGCGGCCGGACTGGTGTACTCGGGGGGCTTCCGGTATTTCATTCTTTCCTGCGTCATCTACGCGCCGGGCACGATCCTCTTCCTGATTTCGCGGCGCGAGCAGCGCGGGAACATTTTTGCCCCTTACGAATGGCCGATCCTGCTGCTCGTGCTGGTCTCGTGCGGCATCGGGGTGTGGGCGATCAGCACGGGCAACACCGCGTTCTAG
- a CDS encoding SLC13 family permease, producing the protein MSSELAIVLTILGAAVVLFVIGRPRSDAVALLVMVLLPFSGTVTYREALAGFSNPNIILIACLFVVGEGLVRTGVAQAVGDLLLRHGGKSEGWLVLLVMGAVGSMGAVMSSTAVVAIFIPIVLRIARKSGMASRRILMPMGTAAAISGMLTLVATTPNLVLNSALGYAGYEGFGFFDFTPIGVVVLAGGLAYMLFARRLIDAGQGPRAANRPSLGDWATKYSLQNRAYRLLVGEHSDLVGRRLGVCADELGKAARVIAIERSSRFARSVMRATADDVVEPGDVLLLDMDAEGFDIDGFCGRHVLKRLAMSGVYFTDQARDVGMVEVIVPSESRLVGASARDSVVLARHGLFIVGLWRGAKALSDVQDTKMRVGDTLLVVGPWAGIFSLQAEEHDLVSLAMPVEADSLVPVPNRALHALLSLATVIFLMLTDWVPNVMAGLIGGLMMGLFGCVTLDVAYRSINWRALILIVGMLPFALALKRSGGVDLAAQFLLHYSGDWGIYGQLALVFVATVTLGMVVSGTATAVLMGPVAISIAESLHASPYAFAMTVAIASSAAFMSPVSTPSNALVSVAGGFGFADYLKVGTPLTLFSLVVSVTLIPILFPS; encoded by the coding sequence ATGAGCAGCGAACTGGCGATAGTCCTCACCATCCTGGGCGCGGCCGTCGTGCTGTTCGTCATCGGGCGTCCCCGGTCGGACGCCGTGGCGCTGCTGGTCATGGTCTTGCTTCCCTTTAGCGGCACGGTGACCTACCGCGAGGCGCTGGCTGGGTTTTCCAATCCCAACATCATCCTGATCGCGTGCCTGTTCGTCGTCGGGGAAGGACTGGTGCGCACCGGCGTCGCGCAGGCGGTGGGCGACCTGCTGCTGCGGCATGGCGGCAAGAGCGAAGGCTGGCTGGTCCTGCTGGTGATGGGCGCGGTCGGGTCGATGGGCGCGGTCATGAGTTCCACCGCCGTGGTCGCGATTTTCATCCCCATCGTGCTGCGAATTGCGCGCAAATCGGGCATGGCCAGCCGGCGCATCCTGATGCCGATGGGCACGGCGGCCGCCATCAGCGGCATGTTGACGCTGGTGGCCACCACGCCCAACCTGGTCCTGAACAGCGCGCTGGGCTATGCGGGCTATGAGGGCTTCGGGTTCTTCGATTTCACGCCGATCGGGGTGGTGGTGCTGGCGGGCGGCCTGGCCTACATGCTGTTTGCCCGGCGGCTGATCGACGCGGGGCAGGGCCCGCGCGCCGCGAACCGGCCCAGCCTGGGCGATTGGGCGACGAAGTACTCCCTGCAGAACCGGGCCTATCGCCTCCTGGTGGGCGAGCACTCCGACCTCGTCGGGCGGCGCCTTGGCGTCTGCGCGGACGAGCTGGGCAAGGCGGCCCGCGTCATCGCCATCGAACGCAGTTCGCGCTTTGCGCGGTCGGTGATGCGCGCCACGGCGGATGACGTGGTGGAACCCGGCGACGTCCTGCTGCTGGACATGGACGCCGAGGGGTTCGACATCGACGGCTTCTGCGGCCGACATGTGCTCAAGCGGCTGGCGATGTCCGGGGTGTATTTCACCGACCAGGCGCGCGACGTGGGGATGGTGGAGGTCATCGTCCCGTCCGAATCGCGGCTGGTCGGCGCCAGCGCCCGCGATTCGGTCGTCCTGGCGCGGCACGGGCTGTTCATCGTGGGCCTGTGGCGCGGCGCAAAGGCGCTGAGCGACGTGCAGGACACCAAGATGCGGGTGGGCGATACGCTGCTGGTGGTGGGGCCGTGGGCCGGCATTTTTTCCCTGCAGGCCGAGGAACACGACCTGGTCAGCCTGGCGATGCCGGTCGAAGCCGATTCGCTGGTGCCCGTGCCCAATCGCGCCCTGCATGCGCTGCTGTCGCTGGCCACGGTCATTTTCCTGATGTTGACGGACTGGGTGCCCAACGTGATGGCGGGCCTGATCGGCGGCCTCATGATGGGACTTTTCGGCTGCGTGACGCTGGACGTGGCGTACCGCTCGATCAATTGGCGGGCGCTGATCCTGATCGTGGGGATGCTGCCGTTCGCGCTGGCGCTCAAGCGCAGCGGCGGCGTGGATCTGGCCGCGCAGTTCCTGTTGCACTATTCGGGGGACTGGGGCATCTACGGGCAGCTTGCCCTGGTGTTCGTGGCGACGGTCACGCTGGGCATGGTCGTCTCCGGCACGGCCACGGCGGTGCTGATGGGGCCCGTCGCGATCAGCATCGCCGAAAGCCTGCACGCGTCGCCCTATGCCTTCGCGATGACCGTGGCCATCGCGTCGTCCGCGGCGTTCATGTCGCCGGTGTCAACGC